A single Pantoea rwandensis DNA region contains:
- the gcvP gene encoding aminomethyl-transferring glycine dehydrogenase, which yields MTQTLSQLEHNGAFIERHIGPTPAQQATMLEAIGASSLESLISAIVPADIQLPGPPAVGDAATEQQALAELKAIASQNQRYKSWIGMGYSAVITPPVILRNMLENPGWYTAYTPYQPEVSQGRLEALLNFQTLTLDLTGLDIASASLLDEATAAAEAMAMAKRVSKLKNAGKFFIAEDIHPQTLDVVRTRAETFGFELIIDSASKALDHDDLFGVLLQQVGTSGEVHDYRALIAELKSRKVVVSVAADFMALVQLEAPGKQGADIVFGSAQRFGVPMGYGGPHAAFFASRDEHKRSMPGRIIGVSRDAAGNTALRMAMQTREQHIRREKANSNICTSQVLLANIAGLYAVYHGPVGLKRIASRIHRLTSILAAGLKKGGLKLRHNSWFDTLTVEVADKAEVLNRALSFGVNLRSDVLNGVGITLDETTSREDVQALFAILLGDAHGQEIDALDASVAAENSAIPAGMSRESEFLTHPVFNRHHSETEMMRYMHSLEKKDLALNQAMIPLGSCTMKLNAAAEMIPITWPEFAELHPFCPAEQASGYLQMIGQLSQWLVQLTGYDALCMQPNSGAQGEYAGLLAIRRYHESRNEGGRNVCLIPSSAHGTNPASAQMAGMAVVVVACDKQGNIDLGDLREKAAQVGDELSCIMVTYPSTHGVYEETIREVCQIVHQYGGQVYLDGANMNAQVGITTPGYIGADVSHLNLHKSFCIPHGGGGPGMGPIGVKAHLAPFVPGHSVVQIDGVLTQQGAVSAAPFGSASILPISWMYIRMMGAEGLKQASSVAILNANYIASRLQSAYPILYAGRDGRVAHECILDIRPLKEQTGISELDIAKRLIDYGFHAPTMSFPVAGTLMVEPTESESKIELDRFIDAMLSIRMEIDRVADGEWPAEDNPLVNAPHTQMEIVGEWAHPYTRELAVFPAGSANKYWPTVKRLDDVFGDRNVFCSCVPMSEYQ from the coding sequence ATGACCCAGACTCTCAGCCAGCTTGAACATAACGGTGCTTTCATTGAGCGCCATATCGGTCCTACACCCGCGCAGCAGGCCACCATGCTGGAAGCGATTGGTGCCAGCTCTCTGGAATCACTGATCAGCGCCATCGTGCCTGCCGATATCCAACTGCCAGGCCCGCCTGCGGTCGGTGATGCCGCGACCGAACAGCAAGCGCTGGCAGAGCTGAAAGCCATTGCCAGTCAGAACCAACGTTACAAATCCTGGATCGGCATGGGCTACAGTGCCGTGATCACTCCGCCGGTTATCCTGCGTAACATGCTGGAAAACCCAGGTTGGTACACCGCATACACCCCTTACCAACCAGAGGTCTCACAGGGCCGCCTTGAGGCGCTGCTGAACTTCCAGACCCTGACGCTGGACTTAACCGGGCTGGATATCGCCTCTGCTTCACTGCTTGATGAAGCCACCGCGGCTGCCGAAGCGATGGCGATGGCGAAGCGCGTCAGCAAACTGAAAAATGCCGGTAAATTCTTTATCGCCGAAGACATCCATCCGCAAACCCTGGATGTGGTGCGCACGCGTGCAGAAACCTTTGGTTTTGAACTGATCATCGACAGCGCCAGCAAAGCGCTGGATCACGACGACCTGTTTGGCGTGCTGCTGCAGCAAGTGGGCACCAGCGGTGAAGTGCATGATTACCGTGCACTGATTGCCGAGCTGAAAAGCCGTAAAGTCGTGGTGAGCGTGGCTGCCGATTTCATGGCGCTGGTGCAGTTAGAAGCGCCAGGTAAGCAGGGCGCTGATATCGTTTTCGGGTCCGCTCAGCGCTTTGGTGTGCCGATGGGTTACGGCGGTCCGCACGCCGCCTTCTTCGCTAGCCGCGATGAGCACAAACGCTCCATGCCGGGCCGTATCATTGGCGTTTCGCGCGATGCCGCAGGCAACACCGCGCTGCGCATGGCGATGCAAACGCGTGAACAGCATATCCGTCGTGAGAAAGCCAACTCCAACATCTGTACTTCTCAGGTGCTGCTGGCGAACATCGCCGGTCTGTATGCGGTTTATCATGGTCCAGTGGGCCTGAAGCGTATCGCCTCGCGCATCCATCGTTTGACCAGCATTCTGGCCGCGGGTCTGAAAAAGGGTGGCCTGAAGCTACGCCACAACAGCTGGTTCGACACCTTAACCGTTGAAGTAGCCGATAAAGCGGAAGTGCTGAATCGTGCGCTGAGCTTTGGCGTTAATCTGCGCAGTGACGTGCTTAACGGCGTGGGTATCACACTGGATGAAACCACCTCACGTGAAGACGTGCAGGCTTTGTTTGCGATTCTGCTGGGTGATGCACATGGTCAGGAAATTGATGCCCTGGATGCCAGCGTAGCCGCAGAAAACAGTGCTATTCCGGCAGGCATGTCACGTGAAAGCGAGTTCCTGACCCATCCCGTGTTTAACCGTCATCACAGCGAAACCGAGATGATGCGTTACATGCACAGCCTGGAGAAAAAGGATCTGGCACTGAACCAGGCAATGATCCCGCTCGGTTCCTGCACCATGAAACTCAACGCTGCTGCCGAAATGATCCCGATTACATGGCCAGAATTTGCTGAACTTCATCCATTCTGCCCGGCAGAACAGGCTTCAGGCTATCTGCAGATGATTGGCCAGCTGTCACAGTGGCTGGTGCAGCTCACCGGTTACGATGCACTCTGCATGCAGCCCAACTCTGGCGCACAGGGTGAGTATGCCGGTCTGCTGGCGATTCGTCGTTATCACGAAAGCCGCAATGAAGGGGGACGTAATGTCTGCCTGATCCCAAGTTCTGCACACGGCACTAACCCGGCATCTGCACAGATGGCGGGCATGGCAGTGGTGGTGGTGGCCTGTGATAAACAAGGCAACATCGATCTCGGCGATCTGCGTGAGAAAGCCGCTCAGGTTGGCGATGAGCTGTCATGCATCATGGTGACCTATCCTTCAACCCACGGCGTTTACGAAGAAACCATTCGTGAAGTGTGCCAGATCGTGCATCAGTATGGCGGTCAGGTTTACCTGGACGGTGCCAACATGAACGCACAGGTGGGTATCACCACGCCAGGTTACATCGGCGCCGATGTCTCGCACCTTAACCTGCATAAATCCTTCTGCATTCCACACGGCGGTGGTGGTCCAGGTATGGGACCGATTGGCGTGAAAGCGCATCTGGCACCGTTTGTTCCGGGCCACAGCGTGGTGCAAATCGATGGCGTGCTGACACAGCAGGGCGCGGTATCCGCCGCGCCATTTGGCAGCGCCTCGATTCTGCCAATCAGCTGGATGTACATTCGCATGATGGGTGCGGAAGGTCTGAAGCAGGCGAGTTCGGTAGCGATTCTGAATGCCAACTATATTGCCAGCCGTCTGCAATCCGCTTATCCAATTCTGTATGCAGGTCGCGATGGTCGCGTGGCGCACGAATGTATTCTCGATATCCGTCCGCTGAAAGAGCAGACCGGCATCAGCGAGTTGGATATTGCTAAGCGCCTGATCGACTACGGCTTCCATGCGCCAACCATGTCCTTCCCGGTGGCCGGAACGCTGATGGTTGAGCCAACGGAATCCGAAAGCAAAATCGAGTTGGATCGCTTTATCGATGCGATGCTCTCCATCCGCATGGAGATTGACCGGGTAGCCGACGGCGAATGGCCCGCTGAGGATAATCCGCTGGTGAATGCACCTCATACCCAGATGGAGATCGTTGGTGAGTGGGCGCATCCGTACACCCGCGAACTGGCGGTGTTCCCGGCAGGCAGCGCCAACAAATACTGGCCAACCGTGAAGCGTCTGGATGATGTGTTTGGCGACCGCAATGTGTTCTGCTCCTGTGTTCCAATGAGCGAATACCAATAA
- a CDS encoding SDR family oxidoreductase, giving the protein MDLALVTGGSRGIGRATALMLAQAGYRVAVNYRQRITEAEQVVAEIAALGGSAFAIQADIAIEAEVVRMFQQLDQQAGNLRVLVNNAGILFTQCRVEDLDAERIQRVFATNVTGTFICCREAVKRMSTAHGGQGGSIINVSSAAARLGAPGEYVDYAASKGAMDTLTKGLSLEVAAQGIRVNSVRPGLIYTEMHADGGEPGRVDRVARSLPMQRGGQAEEIAAAIIWLASDAASYVTGTFIDAAGGR; this is encoded by the coding sequence ATGGATCTGGCATTAGTCACTGGCGGTAGCCGTGGCATAGGACGCGCAACAGCACTGATGTTGGCGCAGGCGGGCTATCGTGTTGCGGTCAATTATCGCCAGCGCATTACTGAGGCAGAGCAGGTGGTGGCAGAGATTGCAGCGCTGGGCGGCAGTGCATTCGCCATACAGGCCGATATTGCCATTGAAGCGGAAGTGGTACGCATGTTTCAGCAGCTTGATCAGCAGGCAGGCAACCTGCGCGTGCTGGTCAACAATGCCGGAATTTTGTTTACGCAGTGTCGCGTGGAAGATCTCGATGCTGAGCGTATTCAGCGCGTGTTCGCCACCAACGTTACCGGCACCTTTATCTGCTGTCGGGAAGCGGTGAAGCGCATGAGTACCGCACACGGCGGGCAGGGCGGTTCGATAATCAATGTTTCCTCAGCGGCTGCACGTCTCGGTGCGCCGGGCGAGTATGTTGATTACGCGGCGTCAAAAGGGGCGATGGACACGCTGACTAAAGGCTTATCGCTGGAAGTGGCGGCGCAGGGCATTCGCGTCAATAGCGTGCGGCCGGGCTTAATCTATACCGAGATGCACGCCGATGGGGGTGAACCTGGCAGAGTCGATCGTGTAGCCCGTTCGCTGCCGATGCAGCGCGGTGGTCAGGCTGAAGAGATCGCCGCTGCAATTATCTGGCTGGCAAGTGATGCCGCTTCTTACGTCACCGGCACCTTTATCGATGCGGCAGGTGGTCGCTAA
- the trhA gene encoding PAQR family membrane homeostasis protein TrhA — MAQNRILAQGYSVAEEIANSISHGIGCIFGVVGLVLLLTQAVDMRADVTAITSYSLYGGSMILLFLASTLYHAIPHQKAKYWLKKLDHCAIYLLIAGTYTPFLLVGLKSPLAQGLMVVIWSLALAGIIFKLTIAHRFKALSLVTYLSMGWLSLVVIYQLATKLSAGGVWLLAAGGIVYSLGVIFYVSRRIPYNHAIWHGFVLGGSVLHFCAIYFYVA; from the coding sequence ATGGCACAGAATCGAATACTTGCTCAGGGTTACTCGGTAGCCGAAGAGATCGCCAACAGTATTAGCCACGGGATCGGCTGCATTTTCGGCGTTGTTGGGTTGGTGTTGTTGTTAACACAAGCCGTTGACATGCGCGCTGATGTCACTGCCATCACCAGTTACAGCCTGTATGGCGGCAGCATGATTTTGCTGTTTCTCGCCTCAACGCTCTATCACGCCATTCCGCACCAGAAAGCGAAATATTGGCTGAAGAAATTGGACCACTGCGCAATCTATTTACTGATCGCGGGCACCTATACACCTTTCCTGTTAGTGGGGCTGAAATCTCCGCTGGCGCAAGGATTGATGGTGGTGATCTGGAGCCTGGCGCTGGCAGGTATCATCTTCAAACTGACGATTGCCCACCGCTTTAAAGCGCTGTCGCTGGTCACCTATCTCAGCATGGGCTGGCTGTCGCTGGTGGTGATTTATCAGTTGGCGACCAAGCTGTCAGCCGGAGGTGTGTGGTTGCTGGCTGCGGGCGGGATTGTCTATTCGCTGGGAGTGATTTTCTATGTCTCGCGGCGTATTCCATATAATCACGCTATCTGGCATGGATTTGTGCTGGGCGGCAGCGTTTTACACTTCTGTGCGATCTACTTTTATGTAGCCTAA
- the ygfZ gene encoding tRNA-modifying protein YgfZ codes for MPIFTLPPRQPAAASRLPLTLISLDEWALVSVQGKDSTSYLQGQVTLDVAAMDATQHRPAAHCDAKGKMWSNLRLFHRGEGYAYIVRRNLREQQLNELKKYAVFAKVTIAADDDAVLLGVAGFQARTALADVFATLPDAETPVVQQGESTLLWFEHPAERFLLVTTLAQAETLKEKLAGAAQFNDSTQWLALDIEAGIPVIETATSAQLIPQATNLQALDAISFKKGCYTGQEMVARAKFRGANKRALYWLAGSASKVPQADGSMELQMGDKWRRTGTVLSGVQLDDGSVWVQVVMNNDLEPDSVLRVEGDEGGKLTIQPLPYSLVD; via the coding sequence ATGCCGATTTTCACCCTTCCGCCACGCCAGCCTGCTGCGGCATCACGCCTGCCATTAACCCTGATCTCCCTCGACGAGTGGGCGCTGGTGTCAGTGCAGGGCAAAGACAGTACCTCATATCTGCAAGGCCAGGTCACTTTAGATGTTGCAGCAATGGACGCCACCCAGCATCGTCCGGCAGCCCATTGCGACGCAAAAGGTAAAATGTGGAGCAACCTGCGTCTGTTCCACCGCGGCGAAGGTTACGCCTACATCGTTCGCCGTAATCTGCGTGAACAGCAGCTTAACGAACTGAAGAAATATGCGGTGTTCGCCAAAGTCACCATCGCTGCCGATGATGATGCAGTGCTGCTGGGTGTGGCCGGTTTTCAGGCACGCACGGCACTGGCTGATGTGTTTGCCACCCTGCCAGATGCAGAAACACCGGTGGTACAACAAGGTGAGAGCACGCTGTTGTGGTTTGAACACCCCGCCGAACGTTTCCTGCTGGTGACCACGCTGGCTCAGGCAGAAACGTTGAAAGAAAAGTTAGCCGGTGCTGCACAGTTCAATGACAGCACGCAGTGGCTGGCGCTGGATATTGAAGCGGGCATTCCGGTGATTGAAACCGCCACCAGCGCGCAGTTGATTCCGCAGGCAACCAACCTGCAGGCGCTGGATGCGATTAGCTTTAAGAAAGGCTGTTACACCGGTCAGGAGATGGTGGCGCGAGCTAAATTCCGCGGGGCCAATAAGCGTGCGCTCTACTGGCTGGCGGGTAGCGCCAGCAAAGTACCGCAGGCTGACGGTTCCATGGAGCTGCAGATGGGCGACAAATGGCGTCGCACCGGCACCGTATTGAGCGGTGTGCAGCTGGACGACGGCAGCGTTTGGGTACAGGTGGTGATGAACAACGATCTGGAGCCAGACAGCGTGCTGCGCGTGGAAGGTGATGAAGGCGGGAAGCTGACCATTCAGCCATTACCGTATTCACTGGTCGATTGA
- the sdhE gene encoding FAD assembly factor SdhE, with translation MEIHDKARVQWACRRGMLELDVSIMPFFKYEYDSLTDTDKQVFIALLKSDDPDLFNWLMNHGEPADPEFKRMVQLIQQRNRERGPVPM, from the coding sequence ATGGAAATTCATGATAAAGCTCGCGTTCAGTGGGCGTGCCGTCGCGGCATGCTGGAGCTGGATGTCTCCATCATGCCGTTCTTCAAATACGAATATGATTCGCTCACTGACACCGATAAGCAGGTGTTTATCGCCCTGCTCAAGAGTGACGATCCTGACCTGTTTAACTGGTTGATGAACCACGGCGAACCCGCTGACCCAGAGTTCAAGCGTATGGTGCAACTGATTCAGCAGCGCAACCGTGAACGCGGACCGGTTCCAATGTGA
- a CDS encoding protein YgfX: protein MNADRFQCDVQPSRSARALNVTLYVLVTVWLLSLEWPEGVVWGQAPLLILMLLECGRNERRLRQRTGRLGLDEQGDWHWRGTRWQLARQADWLPFGVLLTLQNQQGKRWRLWLMMDNLPPYAWRSLRACLFSA, encoded by the coding sequence GTGAACGCGGACCGGTTCCAATGTGATGTGCAGCCGTCACGCAGCGCTCGGGCGCTTAACGTGACGCTGTATGTGCTGGTCACCGTTTGGCTGTTGAGTCTTGAGTGGCCCGAGGGCGTGGTGTGGGGCCAAGCCCCACTGCTGATTCTGATGCTGCTGGAGTGTGGGCGCAATGAACGTCGGCTCAGGCAGCGCACCGGTCGCTTAGGGCTGGATGAACAGGGTGACTGGCATTGGCGTGGAACGCGCTGGCAATTAGCGCGGCAGGCAGATTGGTTGCCTTTCGGCGTTTTGTTGACGTTGCAAAATCAGCAGGGCAAGCGCTGGCGGCTGTGGTTGATGATGGATAACCTGCCGCCCTATGCATGGCGCTCACTGCGCGCCTGCTTGTTTTCTGCGTGA
- the fldB gene encoding flavodoxin FldB encodes MNIGLFYGSSTCYTEMTAEKIRDFIGEELVTLHNLKDEDPSLMEQYDLLILGIPTWDFGELQEDWEAVWQQLSALNLQGKIVALYGMGDQAEYSEWFLDALGMLHELLQPMGVQFVGYWPLEGYEFASKKPLTADGTQFVGLALDDVNQFELSEDRVEQWCEQILTETAALL; translated from the coding sequence ATGAATATCGGTCTGTTTTACGGTTCAAGTACCTGTTACACCGAGATGACGGCGGAGAAGATTCGCGATTTTATCGGTGAAGAGTTAGTCACGCTGCACAACCTCAAAGATGAAGATCCCTCGCTGATGGAGCAGTACGATTTGCTGATCCTCGGCATTCCCACCTGGGATTTCGGTGAGTTGCAGGAGGACTGGGAAGCGGTGTGGCAGCAACTGTCCGCGCTGAATTTGCAAGGAAAAATTGTCGCGCTGTACGGCATGGGCGATCAGGCCGAATATTCAGAATGGTTCTTAGATGCACTCGGCATGTTGCATGAGTTGCTGCAGCCAATGGGCGTGCAGTTTGTCGGTTACTGGCCGCTGGAAGGCTATGAATTTGCCAGCAAAAAGCCACTCACGGCTGACGGCACCCAGTTTGTCGGCCTGGCACTAGACGACGTGAATCAGTTCGAGCTGAGTGAAGATCGTGTCGAACAGTGGTGCGAACAGATTCTGACGGAAACGGCCGCACTGCTTTAA
- the xerD gene encoding site-specific tyrosine recombinase XerD: MQDSDLIEQFLDALWIERNLAQNTLASYRQDLQTLTGWLHHHERTLLTLEALDLQQFLAERVEGGYKATSSARTLSAMRRLFQYLYREKLRSDDPSALLSAPKLPQRLPKDLSENQVERLLQAPSIDVPLELRDKAMLELLYATGLRVSELVGLTLSDISLRQGVVRVIGKGNKERLVPLGEEAIYWLEHYMAHGRPWLLNGQTLDVMFPSNRAQQMTRQTFWHRIKHYATLAGIDSEKLSPHVLRHAFATHLLNHGADLRVVQMLLGHSDLSTTQIYTHVATERLRQLHQQHHPRA; the protein is encoded by the coding sequence GTGCAGGATAGCGATCTGATTGAACAATTTCTGGATGCGCTCTGGATTGAGCGTAACCTGGCGCAAAATACCCTTGCGTCCTACCGCCAGGATTTGCAAACGCTCACCGGCTGGTTACACCACCACGAACGCACGCTGCTGACGCTGGAAGCGCTTGACCTGCAGCAGTTTCTCGCCGAACGCGTCGAAGGCGGCTACAAGGCCACCAGTTCTGCGCGTACGCTCAGCGCGATGCGCCGTCTGTTTCAATACCTCTATCGCGAAAAACTGCGTAGTGATGACCCGAGCGCACTGCTCTCCGCGCCCAAACTGCCGCAGCGATTGCCAAAAGACCTTAGTGAGAACCAGGTAGAACGTCTGCTGCAGGCACCGAGTATTGATGTGCCGCTTGAGCTACGTGACAAAGCGATGCTGGAACTGCTGTATGCCACCGGTTTACGCGTTTCGGAGCTGGTAGGCTTAACCCTCAGCGACATCAGTTTGCGTCAGGGTGTGGTGCGTGTGATTGGTAAAGGTAATAAAGAGCGACTTGTGCCATTAGGTGAAGAAGCGATTTACTGGCTGGAGCACTATATGGCGCACGGTCGGCCGTGGTTGTTGAATGGGCAAACACTGGATGTGATGTTCCCCAGTAACCGCGCGCAACAAATGACGCGTCAGACTTTCTGGCATCGCATCAAACACTATGCCACCCTTGCCGGTATCGACAGCGAAAAGCTATCACCACACGTGCTTCGCCACGCATTTGCCACACATTTACTGAACCACGGTGCGGATTTGCGCGTCGTACAGATGTTGCTGGGACACAGCGACCTCTCCACCACCCAAATTTATACGCATGTGGCCACTGAGCGCCTGCGTCAGTTACATCAACAGCATCATCCGCGTGCTTGA
- the dsbC gene encoding bifunctional protein-disulfide isomerase/oxidoreductase DsbC encodes MKKQLTMLALLVSAFAGLAHADDSAIQQALKKLGLQQTEIQPSPLPGMKTVLTESGVLYVSEDGKHMIQGPLYDVSGAQPVNVTNQLLDKKMNALAPEMIVYKAPKEQHVITVFTDITCGYCHKLHEQIADYNALGITVRYLAFPREGLHGQVEKAMRAVWCSADRNKAFDAAMKGDVPQMDAPATCKINLDKHYQLGILYGIQGTPAILTETGAMIPGYQGPQELKQVLDGQKRGG; translated from the coding sequence ATGAAAAAACAGTTAACGATGCTGGCATTGCTGGTCAGCGCCTTTGCCGGTCTGGCTCATGCCGATGACAGCGCCATTCAGCAGGCCCTGAAAAAACTCGGTTTGCAGCAGACCGAAATTCAGCCTTCACCGCTGCCAGGCATGAAAACCGTGCTGACCGAGAGCGGTGTGCTGTACGTCTCTGAAGATGGTAAACACATGATTCAGGGCCCGCTGTACGATGTCAGCGGTGCACAGCCGGTGAACGTGACTAACCAACTGCTGGACAAAAAAATGAACGCGCTGGCGCCGGAGATGATCGTCTATAAAGCGCCAAAAGAGCAGCATGTGATTACCGTGTTTACCGATATCACCTGTGGCTACTGCCACAAGCTGCATGAGCAGATAGCCGACTACAATGCGCTGGGCATCACCGTTCGTTACCTGGCCTTCCCGCGTGAAGGTTTGCACGGCCAGGTGGAAAAAGCCATGCGCGCCGTTTGGTGCAGTGCCGATCGCAACAAGGCCTTTGATGCCGCGATGAAGGGCGATGTACCGCAAATGGATGCGCCAGCGACCTGTAAGATCAATCTGGATAAGCATTACCAACTCGGCATCCTGTATGGCATTCAGGGCACCCCAGCGATTCTCACCGAGACCGGCGCGATGATCCCGGGCTATCAAGGTCCGCAGGAGCTCAAACAAGTTCTTGATGGTCAGAAGCGGGGCGGTTAA
- the recJ gene encoding single-stranded-DNA-specific exonuclease RecJ gives MHSVELRRREIQADASLPDTLPPLLRRLYLQRGVKEAAELERGAKHLLPWQTLGGIDQAVALLRQMLETGRRIVVVGDFDADGATSTALTVLALRSMGGNVDYLVPNRFEDGYGLSPEVVEQARARGAEMILTVDNGISSHAGVETAHQHGIPVLITDHHLPGETLPAAEAIVNPNLNDSAFPSRSLAGVGVAFYLMLALRAHLRLQNWFSDGRNEPNLAEWLDLVALGTVADVVPLDANNRILVWQGLSRIRAGKCRAGIRALLEIANRDARQLAASDLGFAVGPRLNAAGRLDDMSVGVALLLTEDIAQARMLANELDALNQTRKEIEQGMKSEALALCDELERQHTDLPLGLAFYHPEWHQGVVGILASRLKERFHRPVIAFAPAGDGTLKGSGRSIAGLHLRDALERLDTLYPGMMMKFGGHAMAAGLSLETEKYELFRERFAALIDEWLDGEALQGVIWSDGELHAQEFTLHTAEMLREAGPWGQTFPEPVFDGQFKLLQQKLVGERHLKVMIEPLGGGPLLDGIAFNVDTTLWPDTSVRQVKLAYKLDINEYRGNRSVQLIIDHIWPV, from the coding sequence ATGCATTCTGTCGAACTGCGTCGGCGTGAAATTCAGGCTGACGCCAGCTTACCTGATACCTTACCCCCGTTACTGCGCCGTTTATACCTGCAACGCGGTGTCAAAGAGGCTGCTGAGCTAGAGCGTGGTGCAAAACATCTGCTGCCGTGGCAAACCCTGGGTGGCATCGATCAAGCGGTAGCCTTACTGCGTCAGATGCTGGAAACAGGCCGCCGTATTGTGGTGGTCGGTGATTTTGATGCCGATGGCGCAACCAGCACCGCATTAACCGTCTTAGCGCTGCGCAGCATGGGCGGAAACGTCGATTATCTGGTGCCAAACCGCTTTGAGGATGGCTACGGCCTGAGTCCTGAAGTGGTCGAACAGGCACGTGCGCGTGGTGCGGAGATGATTCTCACCGTGGATAACGGCATCTCTTCCCATGCAGGCGTAGAAACCGCCCATCAGCACGGTATTCCCGTGCTGATCACCGATCACCACTTGCCAGGCGAAACGTTGCCAGCAGCGGAAGCGATCGTTAACCCGAATCTCAATGACAGCGCATTCCCTTCGCGTTCGTTAGCGGGTGTGGGCGTGGCGTTTTATCTGATGCTGGCGCTGCGTGCGCACCTGCGTTTGCAGAACTGGTTTAGTGATGGCCGAAACGAACCTAATCTGGCGGAGTGGCTGGATCTGGTCGCGCTAGGTACGGTGGCTGACGTGGTGCCGCTGGATGCCAATAACCGCATTTTGGTGTGGCAGGGCTTGAGCCGCATCCGCGCCGGAAAATGCCGGGCGGGTATCCGCGCGCTGCTGGAGATCGCCAACCGCGATGCGCGTCAACTGGCGGCCAGCGACCTCGGTTTTGCCGTCGGGCCTCGCCTCAATGCAGCCGGTCGACTGGATGATATGTCGGTCGGCGTGGCACTGCTGCTCACCGAAGACATTGCGCAGGCGCGCATGCTTGCCAACGAGCTTGATGCGCTGAACCAGACGCGCAAAGAGATTGAGCAGGGCATGAAGAGCGAAGCGCTGGCGCTGTGCGATGAGCTGGAACGCCAGCACACCGATCTGCCGCTGGGGCTGGCCTTCTATCATCCCGAATGGCATCAGGGCGTGGTCGGCATTCTGGCATCACGGTTGAAAGAGCGTTTCCATCGTCCGGTCATCGCCTTCGCCCCAGCCGGCGATGGCACGCTAAAAGGCTCGGGTCGTTCGATTGCCGGCTTGCATTTACGTGATGCGCTGGAGCGTCTCGATACGCTCTATCCCGGCATGATGATGAAGTTTGGGGGCCACGCGATGGCGGCGGGCCTGTCGCTGGAAACCGAAAAATACGAACTGTTCCGCGAGCGCTTTGCTGCGCTGATCGACGAATGGCTGGATGGCGAAGCGCTGCAGGGCGTGATCTGGTCTGATGGCGAACTGCACGCACAGGAGTTCACGCTGCATACCGCCGAAATGCTGCGTGAAGCCGGCCCGTGGGGCCAGACGTTCCCGGAACCGGTGTTTGATGGCCAGTTCAAACTGCTGCAACAAAAGCTGGTGGGCGAGCGTCACCTGAAGGTCATGATTGAGCCACTGGGCGGCGGACCGCTACTGGATGGTATCGCGTTTAACGTTGATACTACCTTGTGGCCGGATACCAGCGTGCGCCAGGTGAAGCTGGCCTACAAACTCGATATCAACGAATACCGTGGCAACCGCTCGGTTCAACTGATTATCGACCATATCTGGCCGGTATAA